From Haliotis asinina isolate JCU_RB_2024 chromosome 8, JCU_Hal_asi_v2, whole genome shotgun sequence, a single genomic window includes:
- the LOC137294413 gene encoding adenosine receptor A2b-like yields MDDMTIYGGANWTNSSHMTSMTSSDMKLYGVIQAVIDLCLVPFIIGGNALVIMAIITTPKLQIPTNFFILSLAVADLLVGVFVIPLYSLYYLEVRFAIDNKYLCLIRYASVISSCGGSLLNLVCISVDRYIAVIYPLRYQALVTPFRVKVTIFVLWFYNILMSLLPLMGWNKWTKESKCVIFKVMSPIWIILSDFMLGAVCLSLTLVLYLRVFCAAHKQYRMMESTSNLMPDELRLRQKQEIKSSKVMAFVLLMFVIFWIPYFILAPMKYIEGIPADMVVTMKDFALCLSFSNSLINPIIYGFLRKDFKAAFKRFLFIQVQKARYRREFSKRRQGTIVKMNLPLKYLSNFHSLSSTGSLHSLRSVSTMNEV; encoded by the coding sequence ATGGATGACATGACCATATATGGAGGTGCAAACTGGACTAATTCTAGTCATATGACATCCATGACCTCCAGTGATATGAAACTATACGGTGTAATTCAGGCAGTGATAGACCTGTGTCTTGTTCCCTTTATTATTGGTGGAAATGCTTTAGTGATCATGGCAATCATCACAACTCCCAAACTCCAGATCCCTACAAACTTCTTCATATTAAGCCTGGCTGTTGCTGATTTACTGGTTGGAGTTTTTGTTATACCATTGTACTCTTTGTATTATCTGGAAGTCCGTTTTGCCATTGACAATAAGTACTTGTGTTTAATCCGTTATGCATCAGTCATCTCTTCATGTGGTGGATCTCTGCTCAACcttgtgtgtatatctgtagatagatatattgcTGTTATCTACCCACTGAGGTACCAAGCCCTGGTGACACCTTTCAGGGTGAAGGTCACCATATTTGTTTTGTGGTTCTACAACATTCTAATGAGCCTTTTACCCCTTATGGGATGGAACAAGTGGACGAAAGAATCCAAATGTGTCATCTTCAAGGTTATGTCACCAATCTGGATAATTTTGTCAGACTTCATGCTTGGAGCTGTTTGCTTGTCTCTGACACTTGTGCTTTACTTGCGTGTCTTCTGTGCTGCTCATAAACAATATAGAATGATGGAGAGCACATCTAATTTGATGCCAGACGAACTTCGACTTCGTCAAAAACAAGAAATTAAATCTTCAAAGGTCATGGCATTTGTCCTTCtgatgtttgtgatattttggaTACCTTATTTCATACTTGCCCCAATGAAATACATCGAAGGTATACCAGCGGACATGGTAGTCACCATGAAAGATTTTGCTTTGTGTCTAAGTTTCAGCAATTCACTTATAAATCCCATTATTTATGGGTTCCTTCGCAAAGATTTCAAAGCAGCATTTAAGAGATTTCTGTTCATACAAGTACAAAAAGCTCGTTATCGAAGGGAATTCTCCAAGAGGAGACAAGGGACGATAGTTAAGATGAACCTCCCTCTGAAATATCTGAGCAATTTCCACAGTCTGTCATCTACAGGATCACTCCATTCTTTGAGGTCTGTGTCAACCATGAATGAAGTATAG